The DNA region CGGTTGTTTGTACAATTAGATATTTACTGATGGGCAAGCGTACTTCAAATTTAAAATTATTGTTTATTGTTAATCCCGGATCGGGAAGCGGCCAAATTAATTTCACCGAAGTGATTGGCGACTATTTTGCAGAGCGCGAGGAAGATTTTGAGATTTATGAGTTGCCAAAGAACTGTGCCATAGCGCAGATCAAAAAGGCAATTGAAACTGCAAACGCGGATAGGGTGATTGCTGTGGGCGGCGATGGTACACTTAAGCTGGTATCGGAATGTGTGCTGCAAACAGATACACCCATTGGTATCATCCCGGCAGGTTCTGCCAATGGGATGGCCAAAGAGCTGGGCATTCCTACTGCGATCCCCGAAGCCCTGGACATTGCTGTAAACGGTAGCATCAAAAAAATCCACGCCATTAGCGTAAACGGTGAATTGTGTATACATCTGGCCGATATTGGTTTCAATGCCCATCTGGTTAAAAAGTTTGATGCCCTGCCCCAGCGGGGGATGCTGGCCTATGCCAAAGCAGCATGGCAGGCACTCTGGAAACATTATAAAATGGAAGTTGAGTTTAAAATTAAAGACAAAACCATCCGTGCAAAGGCAGCAATGGTGGTAATTGCCAATGCCACCATGTATGGCACCGGTGTTAAGATCAATCCTGATGGGAAATTGGATGACGATCTCTTTGAGGTGATATTGGTGAAAGAATATTCGGTGATGGAAATCCTAAAACTCAGGTTTACCAACCTGCCCTTTAACCCTAAAAATATTGAATCCTTTCAAACCAAAGACCTGAGTATAAAAACCAGGCATAAGGCCCATTTCCAGGTAGATGGGGAATATATTGGCAAGGTAAACAGCATCAAGGCAAATCTCCTTCCTGCAGCCATCTGCATGATCACCAATGCTTAGACAGCTGCTTACCGGCAGTATTTGTCCAGCATTTCATCTGCCAGATCGGAGCCCATATATTTTACAAACAGAAAGTCCTCACAGGCTCCCAGTTTGTCTTTCTGTTTCAGTTTTTTAAGCCCGTCTTTGATGCGTTCCTGAAAATACTCATCGTCATAACCCAGTTCTGTACGCAAAGCTATAATCCTGGCTTCCTCAGCTTTTTTATAGGTGCCTTTTTCCTTGTTCCTGTAAAAATTCTGAATGGTGCCCGCAAGGCCCTGGTTAGAGCGGTAAAGGGTTATTGCCCTTTTGATCTCCTCCGGGTTTTTATTCTCGCAGTTGTAGCCAGACAGCGTAAACTTTATGGGCGCGATCAGAAATACAGTGGTATCGTGATTTTTGGGTACAATCCATTTACCGCTGCTCAGCCTGATCAGTCTTAAAGCTTCATCATCCAGATCGGTCCCGATACCCGATCTGATCTTTGAATAGTACACAAAGCCGTTTTTGTCAAGCTTAAAGCTGATGGTCACTGTGCCTTGTATGCAGTTTTGAAGAGAATATTGAGGGTAAACATTATTAGCCGCAACAAAAGCTTCCAGTCCGCCTTTTACAACAGGTTGGGCACTTAAACCAAGTGCACACAACATAAAAAATGCGAAACCCAGGATTTTTGTCATACACTAATTTACGAATTTCCGTCGTTTTCTTTACGGTCTTTCGAAATCTTGTCAAACAACCTGTCCATATGCTCCACGTATTCGTTTGTATCATCTACAAAGAAGGTAAGCGTAGGGATTACGCGGGCCTGGTGGCGTATTCTTGCACCAAGCTTATACCTGATCTCGCCGGCATGTGAGTTTACCTCGGCAACCGATAAGGTGGTATTGTTTGTATTTAAAAAGCTCAGGTAAACCTTTGCAACCGCAAGATCCGGAGAAACACGCACCTTGGTAATGGTTACCAGGGTATTCGGCAAATATGCTGCACCTTCGCGCTGAAAAATAGCGGCTAACTCTTTCTGTATAATTCCGGCAAATTTCTGTTGACGTTTACTTTCCATAATTTTCTCTTTCTACTTTAACAGCATTAATTAATACAACAGCTTATCGTACGGATAGCGAGCGGTGTGCAATGCCACCACTTTACCGTACAACAACTGCTTAAATTCTTCTAAATTCTCTTTATGAAGTGCAGAAATAAAGATGGCAGGTGCATTTTCTGACCCCATCCAGCTCTTTTTAAAATCTTCCAAGGTAAGTACTGCTCTTTCTTCTTCTTCATGGTAGGGCTCCGGACTCACATAGGCATCAATTTTATTGAACACCATAATGGTTTCTTTATCCCTTGCCCCAAGGTCTTTCAGGGTTTCATTAACCACATGGATCTGATCTTCAAAGTTCGGATGTGAAACATCCACCACATGGATCAGGATATCAGCTTCGCGCACCTCATCCAGGGTAGATTTAAAACATTCTACAAGGTGGTGGGGCAGCTTACGGATAAACCCAACGGTATCCGACAGCAAAAAAGGCAGATTTTCGATGACCACTTTACGTACCGTAGTATCCAATGTGGCAAAAAGCTTATTTTCTGCAAACACATCAGATTTGGACAGCATGTTCATGATGGTAGATTTACCTACGTTAGTATAGCCCACAAGCGCTACACGGATCAGCTGCCCGCGGTTTTTACGTTGTGTTTCATTTTGACGGTCGATCTGCTTTAGTCGTGATTTTAGAAGTGATATCTTTTCCAGGATCATCCTTCTATCGCTCTCAATCTGGGTTTCCCCCGGGCCACGCATCCCGATCCCTCCCTTCTGGCGCTCCAGGTGGGTCCATAAGCGGGTTAACCTGGGCAGCAGGTATTGCAGCTGGGCCAGCTCAACCTGTGTTTTGGCCTGGGCGGTTTGTGCCCTACCCGCAAAAATATCCAGGATCAGGTTACTGCGGTCCAGTATTTTAACCTGCAGTTCCCTTTCAATATTTCTCAATTGCGAAGGCGATAGTTCGTCGTCAAAAACAACCATATCTATCTCTTCAGATTTTACATAAGCCTGTATCTCTTCCAGCTTTCCTGTACCCACAAAAGTGGCACGATCGGGTTTCAGCATTTTCTGGGTAAATTCATGCTCCACCAAACCACCTGCAGTATCTACCAGAAAAGCCAGCTCATCCAGGTATTCCCTGGTTTCCTCTGGTTTCTCTCCTGGCCTTACGACCCCTACAAGTACCGCCCGCTCCTGCTTAAGCGCAGTATCATAAAATTTCTGTTTTCCCATGTAAGGTACAAAGATACAAAAGTTATACCGAGATCAATTGCCCGGCAAAATCCCGCATGGCCTGGCCCGGGTTTGCTGTTTTCATGAAGTTTTCACCTATCAGAAAGCCATTGAAGCCTGCGGTTTTCAGTTCCTTAATCGTTTCCACTGCACTTATGGCACTTTCCGAAATCTTCATAAAGTCTTCGGGTATTTGATTTACCAGGTCGAAAGAAGTCTGGATATTTACCGTAAAATCAGCCAGGTTACGGTTATTTACACCAATCGCATCCAAATCTTTACAAATGCTACGTTCCAGTTCCTGCTCGTTGTGTACTTCAAGCAATACATTCAAGCCAAGGTTTTTGGCTACAGCAGACAGGTTTTTGATCTCTGCGGGTGTCAGAATTGCAGCAATCAGTAAAATAATATCAGCACCCAAAGCTTTGGCCTCTATAACCTGATATTCATCGATCATAAAATCCTTTCTCAGCACCGGGATTTCATTTGCCGCCCTGGCTTCCAGCAGGTCATTGGTATGCCCGCCAAAAAAATCTATATCGGTAAGTACCGACAGGGCCGATGCGCCCGCCGCGGCATAAGCCTGTGTTACATCGGCTACCTTTACCTGGTCGTTGATGATCCCTTTTGACGGTGATCGTCTTTTGAATTCCGCAATAATGCCTGTACGCTGCTCATCCAGCAAAAAGTCTTTAAATATATAGGGATTGCGTTTAAAGTGCAGGCCGGCTTCCAGTTGCTGTACAGAAACAGCTTGTTTGGCCAATGCCACTTCCTCTTTTTTACGCAGTACAATTTTATCTAAAATAGTCATAATTAATTTTCCAGCCAGTTCTGCATCATTTGTTTTCCATATTCCGTCAGTACGCTCTCCGGATGAAACTGAACCCCGCGCACATCGAAATCGTTATGGCGCAACGCCATAACCTCCGCATCGGCATCAGTAGCAGTTACCGTAAAGCAATCGGGCAAGCCTTCATTGCTTACTACCCATGAGTGGTAGCGCCCCACATTTATGGTTTCAGGACAATCGGCAAACAGGATTTCCGTTTTGTCCAGCACCGTAACTGGCGTAGCAATGCCATGCATTGGCCGTCCCAAATTTAGCAATCTTCCACCAAAGGCTTCGGCAATAGCCTGCTGGCCCAAACAAACGCCAAAAATACTTTTGCTTGCCGCATAGGTTTTAATCACATCGAGCAGCAAACCCGCTTCTTCCGGAATGCCGGGACCTGGTGATAAAATAATTTTATCATACTGGTCCACATCAGCCAAATCAAATTTATCATTTCTCCATACCTCTACATCGCGCCCAAGTTCATTTACCAGGTGCACCAGGTTATAGGTAAAGGAATCGTAGTTGTCAATAACCAGTACTTTCTTTTGTATTTGCTTATCCATTGTCTTAAATATCTGTAGCCATTTGTATTGCCTTACGCAAGGCTGCAATTTTATTGTTTACTTCGTTCAGCTCATTTATCGCTACTGAATCGGCAACTATACCTGCTCCTGCCCTGTAATGCAGCTGGTTGTTCTTGCTCATAAAAGTCCTGATCATGATGGCATGGTTAAACTGGTCGTCAAAACCCATATAACCAATGGCACCGGCATAAAAATTACGGCCCAGACCTTCGTACTCATCTATGAGCTGCATAGCCCTATATTTGGGTGCCCCGCTTAAGGTACCAGCCGGATAGGTATCGGCAACCACCTTAAAGGCCGATACATTGGGCTGCAGATGGCCACTTACTTTTGATACCAGGTGGATCAGGTGCGAATAATATTGCACTTCTTTAAATGATTTAACCTCAACACCGCTGCAGTGCCTGCTCAGGTCGTTCCTGGCCAGGTCTACCAGCATTACGTGCTCAGCACTTTCTTTAGGGTCCTGCTCCAGTTTCCTGGCCAGCTCCGCATCTTCTTCGTCGTTTCCGGTACGCTTAAATGTTCCTGCAATAGGAAAAATATTGGCCACATTGTCTTTAATGGTAATCTGGGCTTCAGGCG from Pedobacter africanus includes:
- a CDS encoding diacylglycerol/lipid kinase family protein, whose protein sequence is MGKRTSNLKLLFIVNPGSGSGQINFTEVIGDYFAEREEDFEIYELPKNCAIAQIKKAIETANADRVIAVGGDGTLKLVSECVLQTDTPIGIIPAGSANGMAKELGIPTAIPEALDIAVNGSIKKIHAISVNGELCIHLADIGFNAHLVKKFDALPQRGMLAYAKAAWQALWKHYKMEVEFKIKDKTIRAKAAMVVIANATMYGTGVKINPDGKLDDDLFEVILVKEYSVMEILKLRFTNLPFNPKNIESFQTKDLSIKTRHKAHFQVDGEYIGKVNSIKANLLPAAICMITNA
- a CDS encoding anthranilate synthase component II; its protein translation is MDKQIQKKVLVIDNYDSFTYNLVHLVNELGRDVEVWRNDKFDLADVDQYDKIILSPGPGIPEEAGLLLDVIKTYAASKSIFGVCLGQQAIAEAFGGRLLNLGRPMHGIATPVTVLDKTEILFADCPETINVGRYHSWVVSNEGLPDCFTVTATDADAEVMALRHNDFDVRGVQFHPESVLTEYGKQMMQNWLEN
- the rbfA gene encoding 30S ribosome-binding factor RbfA encodes the protein MESKRQQKFAGIIQKELAAIFQREGAAYLPNTLVTITKVRVSPDLAVAKVYLSFLNTNNTTLSVAEVNSHAGEIRYKLGARIRHQARVIPTLTFFVDDTNEYVEHMDRLFDKISKDRKENDGNS
- the hflX gene encoding GTPase HflX, translated to MGKQKFYDTALKQERAVLVGVVRPGEKPEETREYLDELAFLVDTAGGLVEHEFTQKMLKPDRATFVGTGKLEEIQAYVKSEEIDMVVFDDELSPSQLRNIERELQVKILDRSNLILDIFAGRAQTAQAKTQVELAQLQYLLPRLTRLWTHLERQKGGIGMRGPGETQIESDRRMILEKISLLKSRLKQIDRQNETQRKNRGQLIRVALVGYTNVGKSTIMNMLSKSDVFAENKLFATLDTTVRKVVIENLPFLLSDTVGFIRKLPHHLVECFKSTLDEVREADILIHVVDVSHPNFEDQIHVVNETLKDLGARDKETIMVFNKIDAYVSPEPYHEEEERAVLTLEDFKKSWMGSENAPAIFISALHKENLEEFKQLLYGKVVALHTARYPYDKLLY
- a CDS encoding TonB family protein; this translates as MTKILGFAFFMLCALGLSAQPVVKGGLEAFVAANNVYPQYSLQNCIQGTVTISFKLDKNGFVYYSKIRSGIGTDLDDEALRLIRLSSGKWIVPKNHDTTVFLIAPIKFTLSGYNCENKNPEEIKRAITLYRSNQGLAGTIQNFYRNKEKGTYKKAEEARIIALRTELGYDDEYFQERIKDGLKKLKQKDKLGACEDFLFVKYMGSDLADEMLDKYCR
- the trpC gene encoding indole-3-glycerol phosphate synthase TrpC codes for the protein MTILDKIVLRKKEEVALAKQAVSVQQLEAGLHFKRNPYIFKDFLLDEQRTGIIAEFKRRSPSKGIINDQVKVADVTQAYAAAGASALSVLTDIDFFGGHTNDLLEARAANEIPVLRKDFMIDEYQVIEAKALGADIILLIAAILTPAEIKNLSAVAKNLGLNVLLEVHNEQELERSICKDLDAIGVNNRNLADFTVNIQTSFDLVNQIPEDFMKISESAISAVETIKELKTAGFNGFLIGENFMKTANPGQAMRDFAGQLISV